The nucleotide sequence GTTCAAGATCATCCTTCCTATAAGAGACAAGGTGATGATATCTATATGGAGTTGGCAGTTGATCTTTTTACCGCTCTGCTTGGAGGGAATCAAGAAGTGACTACACTATCAGGAAAAGTAAATGTCAAAGTACCCGAAGGCACACAAAACGCAAAAACGCTGCGACTAAAAGGAAAAGGAATGCCTATTTACGGCAAAAAAACACATGGAGACCTGTTTGTAAAGCTCACAATCAAATTACCCACTAAACTGACTTCTGAGCAAAAGAAAATAGCCAAACAATTGCAAGAAAGTTTTCAAATACAATATGCTTAAGCTATGAAGTATTCTATCATAAAATCAGAACCTATCTTCTCAGATGAAACCATGTTGGATTTCATTGAAGCTATCAGAAACAGAGAATTCCTGTATCGAGCAAGTTCGCTAATGGAAACTGATGAGCAATTTGATCAGATGGTTGAGGCAGTAAATCGAGCTATGAAAGCATGTTTACTTAGAAAAATTCCAATACACGATCATTTCCAAGGCATTTATTTAACAAATGCAAAAACTCACGAAACTATCCAGGACTGGAAACTTTCCCGTCTTGGGTATGTACTTGTGATCTTAAACGGCGATCCCCGAAACCAACTCGTCGCTAAAACACAAATAGAACTAGCAAAGAGTCTGCTTTAGTCCTCGATCATCATCAGGCAATAACGTAATCTAAATCATATTTTATCTCATTAGTTCACCCCTTTTTTATAAAAAAAATTATGAAGACGCTTGTAAAGGAACTGATGACAAGTAAAGTCCATTCGATCGGAATATCGAATTCCCTCATTGAAGCACGAGATATGCTACTGAAGTATCACATCCGTCATTTACCTGTAATGGATGATGACAAGTTGGTAGGAATACTAAGTAGAACGGACGTGATGAGACTAAGCTTTGGCGATGTGTATGATGAAATAGAGACTGAAGCAGATGCCGCGCTTTACAATGCGCTTACCATTGAAGATGTAATGGTTAATCGTCCAAGAACGGTGGCTTCAACCGATCCTATAAGTATAGCTTCAAGAATATTCATTGAAGAAGAGTATCATGCATTGCCCGTTTTGGAAGATGATAAACTAGCTGGCATCATCACTACTACTGACGTGATTAGAAATTATCAACAAGAACAACACAGTGCTAAAATTCCCAAAAAATACACTGAGGAGCGACCATGGGGAAACTTTGAACAGTTCTGTGAAAATCGACTTTGTACGGTTAAACTTATTAATGTCAATCCAAACGAAGAGTTGAGCCTTCAATATCATAGAAACAGGAATGAGTTCTGGAGAGTGGTGAAAGGAAAAGGTAAAGTAGTCATTGGTAAACAGGAATTAGATGCAAATGTTGATGACGAATTTTCTGTACCCGCTAAAACCAAACATCGCATCATAACACAAGAATTTTCGTTGCAAATTCTTGAAATTTCTTATGGCTTGTTTGATGAAAAAGACATTGTTCGACTCATCGATAAATACCATCGAACACAACAATAAAGAACAATTCACAGTAGTTTCCTACTCCTCATTATCTAGTTGAATAGATCAATGTTTTTTACCTTCTTGTCCAGCTTATAAGTCCAAACAGGAATACTGATATGATTGATAGTATCTTCTGTCATACTTCCAGCAAGTAAGTGCGAAATTCCTCTTCGTGCGTGAGTAGCCATAGCGATCATATTTGCTTTAGATTCCTGTGAATAAGCAAGTATCCCTTCTGCTGGAAAGACGCTACAGATAATGCATAACTCACTGTCCTGAAAACCATAAGTCTTCATCAGTGAGTCAAATTTTTCCCTCACCACTTTTTCGTTTTCGATGTTGTGCGGTGTACGCACCCATACAAACTCCATAGAAGCCGAGAAGAATTTTTGAAGTTGTGCAAATTTTTTCATCAACTCATCTTGTATTTCTCGGATGTCAATGGGTACCAATATCTTTTTAATTGAATTCACTGAAGTCTTGGAAGGTATTGCTATCACAGGACATTTTACCTTTCTCACTATTTTTTCAGTGTTTGAGCCAATGAAGAACTCTCCCAAGCCTGAAGATCCATGTGTGCCTACGGCTATTAAGTCTATCCCTTCATCCGCTACTATATCTTTAATAGATTCTATAAGACTAAGCCCGGACACACATATTTCGCACTCAACATCCGCAGCGACTCTCTTTCTCAACCCTTCTAATTTTTCATTGATTTCTCGCTCAAATTCTTCAATTAGAGGTTGATAATTATAGGTCATTCCGTAACTAATATCATTGTAATAATTGAAGAATGCACTGTGAAGGAGTATTAGTTTAGCTTTTGACATTTTTGCGATTTCCACCGCAAACATTGCCGCAGAAATGCTTACCTCAGAAAAATCGACAGGTACTAATATTTTTTTCATCATCAATCTTTTTTCAAAGGTGCTTACTAATAAAAAATAGTCGCATGATAGCTGATAGGGTATTCTATGATTTATATCAATTTCTTCATTCCATCTTCACAAATGGTGAAACATCCTATTTATCTAAATCAGAAAAGCTGAAAGACATCAAGTATCGGACTGATAGTTATCAGCATAGGATGATTACTCTGAGCTCACCTTTGCATTAACAATCATAAAGTCAATAATGAAAACAGCATCTTCGGCCATAGAAGCCGTTTCATCTATTCAATCAGGTGAAAATATTTTTATCCATACAGGAGGAGCAGCTCCGCAATCGTTAGTCGATGCATTGACAAGAAGAGCTGATGAATTGGAAAATGTTCGTATCTATCAGATGCATACTGAAGGAAACGCTTCATATGCTGAACCTCAATTCAGCAAAAGTTTCGAAGTAATTGCCATGTTTATTGGTAAAAACACAAGACAATGTGTCAATGAAGGATCTGGCGATTTTCTTCCATGCTTTTTTAGCGAAGTACCTATCATGATTAGAGAGGAAATTATACCAATTGATGTGGCACTAGTACAAGTATCTCCACCAGATAAACACGGATTTTGTTCACTAGGAATCTCCGTGGAAACAACTAAAGCCGCGGTAGATAAAGCAAAAAAAGTCATAGCGCAAATCAATCCTCAAATGCCACGAACTCATGGGGATGGATTGATTCATATTGATAACTTCCATAGTGTATTTGAATATGAACAACTTCTTCCAGAAGTAGTACCTCACCCACTCTCCGAAATTGAAAAAAGGATAGGCGAAAATGTTGCTAGAATAATTGAAGATGGCGCGACACTTCAAATGGGAATTGGAGCAATACCCAATGCAACATTAGCGTGTCTCCATAATCACAAAGACTTAGGTATCCATACTGAAATGTTTTCAGATGGAATTTTACCATTGGTCGAAAATGGTGTCATTAATAACAAATTAAAGAAAAAAAATACGGGTGTAATCGTATCTGGATTCCTAATTGGCACTCGAAAATTATATGACTTTGTAGATGATAACCCACAGGTGAGAATACTAGATATACAATACGTCAATGACATATCTGTTATTAGAAAGCAGCCTAAAATGACAAGTATCAATAGTGCTATTGAGATAGATCTGACAGGACAGGTTTGCGCAGACTCTATTGGCGAACGAATATATAGTGGTGTGGGTGGTCAAATGGATTTTATTAGAGGTGCTTCCCTTTCTCCTGGGGGGAAACCTATTATTGCCCTATCATCGCAAACAAGAAATGAGGAATCCAAAATAGTCTCCCAACTGAAGCCTGGTGCCGGAGTAGTTACCACTCGAGCACATATCCAATATGTGGCTACTGAATATGGAATTGTTAATCTCTA is from Marinobacter alexandrii and encodes:
- a CDS encoding CBS domain-containing protein produces the protein MKTLVKELMTSKVHSIGISNSLIEARDMLLKYHIRHLPVMDDDKLVGILSRTDVMRLSFGDVYDEIETEADAALYNALTIEDVMVNRPRTVASTDPISIASRIFIEEEYHALPVLEDDKLAGIITTTDVIRNYQQEQHSAKIPKKYTEERPWGNFEQFCENRLCTVKLINVNPNEELSLQYHRNRNEFWRVVKGKGKVVIGKQELDANVDDEFSVPAKTKHRIITQEFSLQILEISYGLFDEKDIVRLIDKYHRTQQ
- a CDS encoding universal stress protein: MKKILVPVDFSEVSISAAMFAVEIAKMSKAKLILLHSAFFNYYNDISYGMTYNYQPLIEEFEREINEKLEGLRKRVAADVECEICVSGLSLIESIKDIVADEGIDLIAVGTHGSSGLGEFFIGSNTEKIVRKVKCPVIAIPSKTSVNSIKKILVPIDIREIQDELMKKFAQLQKFFSASMEFVWVRTPHNIENEKVVREKFDSLMKTYGFQDSELCIICSVFPAEGILAYSQESKANMIAMATHARRGISHLLAGSMTEDTINHISIPVWTYKLDKKVKNIDLFN
- a CDS encoding acetyl-CoA hydrolase/transferase C-terminal domain-containing protein, with the translated sequence MKTASSAIEAVSSIQSGENIFIHTGGAAPQSLVDALTRRADELENVRIYQMHTEGNASYAEPQFSKSFEVIAMFIGKNTRQCVNEGSGDFLPCFFSEVPIMIREEIIPIDVALVQVSPPDKHGFCSLGISVETTKAAVDKAKKVIAQINPQMPRTHGDGLIHIDNFHSVFEYEQLLPEVVPHPLSEIEKRIGENVARIIEDGATLQMGIGAIPNATLACLHNHKDLGIHTEMFSDGILPLVENGVINNKLKKKNTGVIVSGFLIGTRKLYDFVDDNPQVRILDIQYVNDISVIRKQPKMTSINSAIEIDLTGQVCADSIGERIYSGVGGQMDFIRGASLSPGGKPIIALSSQTRNEESKIVSQLKPGAGVVTTRAHIQYVATEYGIVNLYGKSLKERAKELIKIAHPNHQESLEKALFERFGCIL